GAGCGTCGATGCGGTAGAGCCGAGGGCCATTCGCGTCACTGGCCCTCGTGACGCGCACGATGCGATACGGGGTGGCCGGTACGCTTGGCTCCGTTTGTGGATGATGGAGCCTACTTACAGGGTAGGCACCACCCGTTTTGATGTCCTACGATCCGACGACGCTATCCAGTAGTGTCGTCCCATAAGAATTGTCCACTACGCATAGCCACTTTTCCGAGATTTGTCGAAACACGTAGGTCGCCCTGCGCGAAATCTCAGTTTTCACACCGGCCTTTTCCGTGGCCTGTAGCAGGGTCTCCATGATAACGAGAGCCACATCGCCACCTCGTATAACCTGCATCTCCCCCTGTGTGACAACGATGCTGTTATTGAAATGCGCCGCAATGGCGACAAAAGCTCGGCGGATGCTGTCTTTGCCTGCGACTGTCAGTCCTGGTTTGACCACGAGACTTGCGTCATCCGCATAAAACGTCATCAGTTCGTCGAAGTCTTCGGCTGTGATGGCTCGATCAGCGGCCTCGATTGTCTCTTTGAGAGTTCGGGTAAGTGCGTCCATTTCTGT
This DNA window, taken from Luteibacter sp. 9135, encodes the following:
- a CDS encoding YybH family protein, encoding MDALTRTLKETIEAADRAITAEDFDELMTFYADDASLVVKPGLTVAGKDSIRRAFVAIAAHFNNSIVVTQGEMQVIRGGDVALVIMETLLQATEKAGVKTEISRRATYVFRQISEKWLCVVDNSYGTTLLDSVVGS